A portion of the Girardinichthys multiradiatus isolate DD_20200921_A chromosome 23, DD_fGirMul_XY1, whole genome shotgun sequence genome contains these proteins:
- the phf6 gene encoding PHD finger protein 6, with the protein MSGQRRGAAARLPKCAFCKSIRDKECGQLLVSDSQKVAAHHKCMLFSSALVTSHSDSENIGGFSIDDVKKEIKRGSKLMCSGCRRAGATIGCDVKTCRRTYHYYCAVKDKAQIKENPSQGIYLIYCRKHRDASQDNIQDEEEGVANDSDSSPPQSRGRGRFEKSRAKMASRGQSEETRSTSSSQAADEESSSHRDRSPLRASPGDGGQRCGFCHAGEEENEMRGVLHTDNSKKVAAHYKCMLFSSGTVQLTTTSRAEFGNFDVKTVIQEMKRGKRMKCTLCSQLGATIGCEIKACVKTYHYHCGLQDKAKYIENMARGIYKLYCKNHSGNEERDEEDEERESRSRERAAIDHGGTPSTQVNGN; encoded by the exons ATGTCAGGACAGAGGAGAGGAGCTGCAGCACGGCTGCCCAAATGTGCCTTCTGCAAAAGCATCCGGGACAAGGAGTGTGGCCAGCTGCTGGTGTCTGACAGCCAGAAGGTGGCAGCCCACCATAAGTGCATG CTTTTCTCTTCGGCTCTGGTCACGTCACACTCGGACAGCGAAAACATCGGAGGGTTTTCCATTGATGATGTAAAAAAGGAGATCAAGAGGGGAAGCAAACTG ATGTGCTCCGGATGTCGCCGGGCGGGTGCAACCATTGGTTGTGACGTCAAGACGTGCCGGAGGACGTATCACTATTATTGCGCCGTCAAGGACAAAGCTCAGATCAAAGAGAACCCGTCACAGGGGATTTATCT tatttactgtCGCAAACATCGGGACGCATCTCAGGATAATATTCAAG ATGAAGAGGAAGGCGTGGCCAACGACTCGGACTCATCACCTCCACAAAGTCGAGGCAGGGGGAGATTTGAGAAAAGCAGAGCTAAGATGGCATCTCGTGGCCAGTCAGAAGAAACTCGCTCCACTTCCTCCTCGCAGGCCGCAGACGAAGAGAGCTCTTCCCAT CGGGACAGGTCACCCCTTCGTGCTAGCCCAGGAGATGGTGGCCAGCGCTGTGGCTTCTGCCATGCAGGCGAGGAAGAGAACGAAATGAGAGGCGTCCTCCACACAGATAACTCCAAGAAAGTTGCTGCACACTACAAGTGCATG CTTTTCTCATCGGGTACGGTGCAGCTTACGACTACATCGCGGGCTGAATTTGGCAACTTCGATGTAAAAACAGTCATCCAGGAAATGAAGAGAGGCAAACGAATG aaatgcACGCTGTGCAGTCAGCTGGGTGCTACTATTGGCTGTGAAATTAAAGCCTGTGTGAAGACCTACCACTATCATTGTGGGCTGCAGGACAAGGCAAAGTACATAGAAAACATGGCTCGCGGCATTTACAA ACTCTACTGTAAGAACCACAGTGGGAACGAGGAGAGGGACGAGGAGGATGAGGAGAGAGAGAGCCGCAGTAGAGAGAGGGCAGCGATCGACCATGGAGGAACACCGTCAACGCAAGTAAACGGCAACTAG